In Marasmius oreades isolate 03SP1 chromosome 1, whole genome shotgun sequence, one DNA window encodes the following:
- a CDS encoding uncharacterized protein (BUSCO:EOG09260MRU) produces the protein MSGDTTSNSDDDRPLASSSPVKGVNGHLNGKNPDYSDVEMDDDDGDEDDIPLSQTRRASVLPPRRYLKRKKAAVSESSSDDDTPLASSPPKQSSTAVRMPGAVVATTVPVSVAQRNGLKKQVAVKEGPSDDEESIQTPVKKKPPRKRVKNEGSGAGASKPSRKRKVKVESDVELSDDDDDDKPIAKASAKKVKNEDTESSSEDDKPLATPSPQKAKDGFGEDLSKSKKKATKKKVEEDKANGKGKRKAKKEEEDEEVYRWWDINIKEDNTVKWITLEHSGVCFPPPYEVLPSNVKMKYDGKEVDLPPASEEVAGFYAALLETDYAQNNTFNKNFFEDWKKVLENHPPRNDVQITSFAKCDFRPMFEHFEAEKARKKAMSSAEKKELKKKKEETEAKYTACLLNGRKEKVGNFRIEPPGLFKGRGEHPRTGALKFRIRPEDITLNIGKDAPIPIPNMPGKWKAVQHDNTVTWLATWTENVNGNHKYVFLAAGSSLKGQSDMIKFEKARELKKHVDRIRNNYTSDLKSKVMAERQRATAMYFIDKLALRAGNEKGEDEADTVGCCSLRCEHVTLEPPHFIIFDFLGKDSIRYYNRVQIDPQVYKNIKIFKENKDDDDSLFDRVNTSGLNKHLNSEMKGLTAKVFRTYNASITFQRLLDEANLENASLQEKHNAYNKANRLVAILCNHQRSVPKTHDQSMEKMRYKLKALRYDRMKLRHALFGLDLKYKKQAKFREDDDESDLELDWIATHEENLKAKEIEKAEKRFAKDNEKLVEDGGKPQKDLILKHKIENIEREFKQLESERGKETATLKTSKTAEKIIEQIEKATEKIKTCKLQMMDRDEGKEVALSTSKINYLDPRITASWCKIHDVPIEKLFSKTLLTKFPWALEVDEDWKF, from the exons atGTCGGGAGATACCACTTCTAACTCAGACGATGATCGTCCCCTAGCCTCATCTAGCCCTGTCAAGGGTGTCAACGGCCACCTCAATGGCAAAAATCCTGACTATAGCGACGTCGAGatggacgacgacgacggagatgaagatgacattCCTCTG TCACAGACGAGGCGAGCCTCGGTTCTTCCTCCCCGCCGTTACTTGAAACGGAAGAAGGCAGCCGTTTCCGAAAGCTCAAGTGACGATGACACTCCTCTCGCCTCGTCACCTCCCAAACAATCTTCCACTGCAGTTCGTATGCCAGGTGCAGTGGTTGCGACCACCGTTCCCGTCTCCGTTGCCCAACGCAATGGTCTGAAAAAGCAGGTCGCTGTTAAAGAAGGACCCAGCGATGACGAGGAGTCGATTCAAACGCCGGTCAAGAAGAAACCACCGCGAAAGAGGGTGAAGAATGAGGGTTCGGGCGCAGGCGCGAGTAAGCCTTCCCGAAAGCGGAAGGTCAAGGTGGAAAGTGACGTGGAACTgtccgacgacgacgacgacgacaagcCTATCGCTAAGGCATCGGCAAAGAAGGTGAAGAATGAAGATACTGAATCTTCGTCTGAGGACGACAAACCTCTCGCCACACCGTCCCCGCAGAAAGCAAAGGACGGATTTGGCGAAGATTTGTCAAAGTCTAAGAAGAAGGCAACAAAGAAGAAAGTAGAGGAAGACAAGGCCAACGGGAAGGGCAAGCGAAAAGccaagaaggaagaggaggacgaggaggTTTACCGTTGGTGGGATATCAACATTAAGGAGGACAACACCGTGAAGTGGATAACGCTTGAGCACAGTGGTGTCTGCTTTCCCCCACCTTATGAAGTTTTGCCTTCAAACGTGAAGATGAAATACGATG GCAAAGAAGTAGATCTACCCCCTGCGTCGGAAGAGGTAGCCGGTTTTTATGCCGCTCTGCTTGAAACCGACTACGCCCAGAACAATACTTTCAACAAAAATTTCTTTGAAGATTGGAAGAAGGTCTTAGAAAATCACCCGCCG CGTAATGACGTTCAGATCACATCATTCGCAAAATGTGATTTCCGTCCCATGTTTGAGCACTTTGAAGCGGAGAAAGCGAGAAAGAAAGCTATGTCATCCGCAGAAAAGAAGGAACtcaaaaagaagaaggaggagacAGAGGCTAAATACACGGCGTGTCTTCTCAACGGTCGAAAGGAGAAAGTGGGTAATTTCAGAATAGAACCTCCCGGCCTTTTCAAAGGACGGGGTGAACATCCTAGAACAGGAGCCCTCAAG TTCCGAATACGACCGGAGGATATAACGTTAAACATCGGGAAGGACGCACCTATTCCTATTCCCAACATGCCTGGGAAATGGAAGGCAGTACAGCACGACAATACGGTGACTTGGCTGGCTACTTGGACAGAGAATGTTAATGGGAATCACAAATACGTTTTCCTTGCCGCCGGAAGTTCACTTAAGGGTCAGAGCGACATGATAAAGTTCGAAAAGGCTAGAGAGCTCAAG AAACACGTTGACAGAATCCGTAACAATTATACGTCTGATCTCAAATCCAAAGTCATGGCAGAACGTCAGCGTGCTACTGCGATGTATTTCATCGACAAGCTTGCCCTTCGAGCGGGCAACGAAAAAGGTGAAGACGAGGCTGATACTGTCGGCTGTTGCTCTCTTCGCTGTGAACACGTTACTCTGGAGCCCCCTCACTTCATCATTTTCGACTTCTTGGGGAAAGACTCGATTCGATACTACAATCGAGTCCAGATTGATCCTCAAGTTTACAAGAATATCAAAATATTCAAGGAGAATAAGGATGACGACGACAGCTTGTTTGACCGAGTGAAT ACATCGGGGCTAAATAAACATCTGAACTCGGAAATGAAAGGCTTGACTGCGAAGGTGTTCCGTACCTATAACGCCTCAATCACCTTCCAGCGACTGCTCGACGAAGCCAACCTTGAGAACGCCTCATTGCAAGAGAAGCACAATGCTTATAACAAGGCCAACCGGTTGGTCGCCATCCTCTGCAACCATCAAAGGAGCGTTCCAAAGACGCACGACCAGTCAATGGAAAAAATGCGATACAAG CTCAAAGCACTCAGATATGATCGCATGAAACTTCGCCATGCGCTTTTCGGTTTAGACCTGAAGTACAAGAAGCAAGCAAAATTCagggaagatgatgatgaatcaGACTTAGAACTTGATTGGATCGCGACGCACGAGGAAAACCTCAAAGCAAAAGAAATAGAGAAGGCCGAGAAAAGGTTTGCCAAAGACAACGAAAAACTCGTGGAGGACGGGGGCAAGCCCCAAAAAGATTTAATACTGAAGCATAAGATCGAAAACATCGAGAGGGAGTTCAAGCAATTGGAGTCGGAGCGTGGTAAAGAGACGGCGACGTTGAAAACCTCGAAAACGGCGGAGAAGATTATAGAACAGATTGAGAAAGCCACGGAGAAGATTAAGACCTGTAAATTACAGATGATGGACAGAGATGAAGGCAAAGAGGTTGCACTTAGTACCAG TAAAATTAATTATCTCGATCCGCG CATTACCGCCTCTTGGTGCAAGATACATGATGTTCCCATCGAAAAGCTGTTTTCCAAAACACTTCTTACGAAGT TTCCATGGGCATTGGAAGTTGACGAGGATTGGAAATTCTAG